In Desulfopila inferna, the DNA window TTCAGGCTGAAAAACAGCTTGCGCTGGGCCTGAGTCGTGCCGAGTTTGACCAGCCTCCTGTTATTCATCAGGAATTTTAGAATATAGGCTCGTATCCAATAGGTGGCATAGTAGGAAAACCTTACCCCTTTATGTGGATCAAATTTTCTGACCGCCTTGATCAGGCCAATATTGCCCTCCTGGACAAGATCCATGAAATTCTGCATCCAAAATTTTTGAAAATCCATGGCCACTTTCACCACAAGGCGCAAATTTGCGGATATCAAACGGTAGGCTGCCTCCTGATCATTATCCTCAATGACCCTGATTGCCATTTTCTCCATCTCCTCGCGGGAGAGAAGCTCATATTGCCCGATCTCTTTGAGATACCGATTAAATTCCTGATTTTTGCTATTTAAAGCCGTCCCCTGCCGGGTTGTCGAAACCAGTGGAAAAATGAACTGTTCGATCGACCTGGAGTGCTTTTTAGTAAATGCCATATCCATATTCTCTATAATCCTTCTTCAAATACCGTTTCGTTGAAATAAAGAGCCGCTCCCTTCAAAGCGAACTATTAATTGAGTTCCCTTTGGAAAGCTGATTCAGACCCGGGATGGAATTCTTCCTCGAGATGCGAAAACAATTATCCAACCATGTGACACACGTAAGCACAATTCATGCCACTTCGTGTTCTATAGATATAGTACGAAATCAGGATATTGCCGGGGGAATGAAGTGCAAGGCTTGTAACTTCCGGTACAGTTGAAGCGAAAAAAATACCCACTACCGCTCAGGCAGCGGCAGTGGGTATGAAAAAGCGGAATCGGCTATTGCCGCTACATAAGAGGTTTCATGGCGCTCATATATGAACGCAGCTCCTCGCCCACGGCCTCGATGCTGGTATATCTGATAGCTTCGTTTACCTCGATCAGCTCGAGGTTATCCACACTGTAGTCTTTGACATCAAGCCCTTTGCCGATAACTTTGGTATCGATTTTCTTCATAAAATCGACGAGCAATGGTATAGCGGCATTGGCAAAAAGATAGTTCCCATATTCTGCGGTATCTGAAATGACGACATTCATCTCATAAAGTTTTTTCCGGGCAATGGTATTGGCAATGAGCGGTGTTTCATGAAGAGACTCATAATACGCGGACTCTTCCTTGATGCCTGCCGATACCATGACATCATAAGCAAGTTCGACCCCGGCTTTGATCATGGCCACCATAAGGATTCCATTGTCATAATACTCCTGCTCACTGATTTCCTTATCCGTAGTTACGGATTGTTCGAAGGCAGTTTCACCGGAGGCCTTGCGCCACCTGAGCAGATCGGCGTCATCGTTGGCCCAGTCTTTCATCATTGTCCTGGAAAAATGACCTGACATGATGTCGTCCATATGTTTTTCAAAGAGTGGGGTCAGAATTTCCTTGAGCTCCTCGGCGAGATAAAATGCCTCTATCTTGGCCGGGTTGGAAAGTCTGTCCATCATATTGGTAATGCCGCCATGCTTCATGGATTCGGTAATGGTTTCCCAGCCATACTGCACCAGCTTCGAGGCATATCCCGGATCGATGCCTTCCTCCACCATTTTGTCGTAGCAGAGAATGGAGCCGACCTGGAGCATGCCGCAGAGGATGGTCTGTTCACCCATGAGATCGGACTTAACCTCAGCTATAAAAGATGACTGCAATGCCCCGGCCTTGTCACCACCGGTGCCGCAGCAATAGGCCTTGGCAATCTCCCAGCCCTTTTCCTGAGGATCATTCTCGCGATGCACCGCCAGCAGCGTAGGTACGCCGAAACCACGTTTGAACTCTTCCCGAACCTCTGTTCCGGGCGATTTCGGCGCGACCATGATTACCGTCAGATCCTTACGGATCTCCATGCCGACCTCGACTATATTGAAACCATGCGAATAGGAAAGACAGGCACCCTGCTTCATAAACGGCATAACCTTGGAAACCACGTCTGAATGCTGTTTGTCCGGGGCCAGGTTTATGACCAGATCGGCTGATGGGATAACTTCCTCATAAGTGCCGACGGTAAAATTGTTCTCCGTCGCATTTTTCCAGGATTGCCTCTTTTCGGTTATAGCGCCCTGGCGCAGAGCATAAGAGACATCAAGGCCAGAATCCCGCAGGTTTAACCCCTGGTGCAAACCCTGCGCTCCACAACCGACAATGACGATCTTTTTCCCTTTCAACGCCTCCACACCATCAAATTCAGCAGGCTCCATTAAACGGCACTGGGAAAGCTCCTCAAGCTGCAGACGCAGCGGCAGTCTGTTAAAATAGTTGTTTTCCATTTGTATCTCCTTGTTTATCTGAGTGAGTAATATGATCTCTTCATATATTGGTATTTCTATATTGCGTCAAGTGATTTATTCGTTATATTATGTTGCATAATATGCAATACATTCCTTCATAAAATTCCCTGCACCGGCGTGAATATTGAATATCAGAGATTTGAAACTGTTTAAGCATTTAACCGGGACACTCCATTTCGGTCAAACCAGTCAGGCCTGCAACATCACTCCTTCAGGACTGACCCGAACCATCCAGCGGCTGGAGAACGAACTCGGCAAGAAGCTTTTCACCAGAAATCAGCGCACCGTCACCCTTACCGGCTCCGGCAGGATCTTTGCTTCCTACGCTGACGAGGTTCTGCAGAGCTGGAACAAACTGCAAAACGATTTGAACCGTGATGGTATACTGCGCGGTGAACTTACTCTATACTGCTCCGTCACCGCAATTCTGAGCATTCTTCCCTCCATTCTGGAGCGATTCAGGAACACTCATCCCCGGGTACACATCAACCTGCAGACAGGCGATGCGGCCATGGCCCTTGGCAGACTCGAAAGCGGAGAGGCCGACATCAGCATTGCCGCTTTACCTGATGATCTTCCTGCGAGCCTGACCTTTAAAAAAATCATCGAGACACCTCTTATCTTTATCGCACCCAAAGATGCCGGCAAAACCGTAGCTTACAGGAACGGCAGCATTGACTGGCAAAAAACCCCTCTTATTTTAGCAGAAAGAGGTCTGAGCAGAAGCCGGACAGAGGCATGGTTTCGCAAGAAGCGGGTGGTACCCAATGTTTATTCCCAGGTTGCCGGAAATGAAGCTATTATTACCCTGGTCAGTATGGGCTGCGGAGTCGGCATCATCCCCGAACTGGTCCTTCTGAAAAGCCCCATGAAGGAGGAGGTCAAAATTCTGCAGATTAGTCCCGCACTGCAGACTTTCTCCGTGGGAGTCTGTACCACAATCAAAAATATGCACAATCCCATCGTCAGTGAATTCTGGCACAATGCAGGGAATGAACCGGAGCATGAAACATGACCACAATCCTTCTTACCAATGACGATGGTTTCACCAGTGATGGTATACGGGCACTCTTCCAGGCACTGCAACAGATCGGCAGAGTGATGATGGTGGCGCCGGACCGTGATAAATCGGCGGTCTCCCACTCGCTGACCATGCACCGTCCGCTTCGGGTAAAACATATGGAAACCGATATAATCGCCATTGACGGCACCCCTACCGACTGCGTCGCCCTGGCCCTCCAGAAGATTTTGAAAACGGTTCCTGATCTGCTTGTTTCAGGTATCAACAATGGCCCTAATCTGGGTGATGACATCTCCTACTCGGGAACTGTCTCCGCAGCACTTGAAGGCACAATGCATGCCGTGCCTTCGCTGGCCGTCTCCATGACGGAGAAAACCACGGACTACCGTTATGCCGCCGCAATTGCAGCAGAGCTGGCAAAGTTGACTCTCAGCAAAGGACTTCCGGAAAATACCCTTCTCAACATCAACATACCTGCAGAAGCCGCAATCAAGGGCGTACGAGTCACCAGACAGGGAAGGAGGATGTGGCGCAACGCTATCCAGGAAACTACCGATCCCTGGGGGCGCAAACTCTTCTGGATTGGAGGAGGATCTCCCTATACCGATTCAGCCACCGACACAGATATCCATGCCGTCAAGGAGGGATATGTCTCGGTGACGCCGATCCATATCGACAAAACCAATCACGAGGGGATATTTCAGCTGCGGGATGACTGGCAGCTGGAGAAAAACGGCCTGCAGAGCGGCTAGCTCAGGGGAGAAATTCTGTCGGCACCGTTAGAGCAGAGAGCTATAGTTTGAATAAAGACTTAGATGTCAACGACAATTATCTCCTTTTCCGGAAGATTTACACTTGCAATACTCTACCGCCTTTTTACATTTCCTGCAGACTGACGCTTGACAAATAGCTGTCTTTTGATAGGCAGTTTCTGGTGAAACGTAATTGCCGCATTGAGGACAGATCTTAAACCTCCCATATCCTGATTCTTCAAACATAATTAAACTTTCACATTTATAGGTAGACGGCATCTATTATTCCTTCGATCTTTCGCGTTTTTTATCAGTTTTAAGGAAGTCGTCAGGGTACTTTTATCCTGGTGAAAAAATGGAGGGGTAAGGGAGATTACCCCTCCACAGCCGGGAAAACAGAAGTTGATATGGCAGTCTCTTTTTATTTTCCAGCTGGTTCTTTAGGATTTCACCTATTCCATTCAGTATATTGAATCTCACTGTAGCTCAGCTGGAATCACGAGCTGGCAAGAAAACCAAGCGGCTTACACTCCCGCATCACATTTTTAAGAATTTATAATTAAGCTTTATAGATCAATTCCTTCGTTAGTGTTTAATGAATGACGACAAATATTGCTATAGGCTAAATCCTGATTTGATCTCAGGAAAACACTTAGAACAATATCATTTAATTTATATTTGTTGACAAAACGATGCAGTTTTGATCAGTTGCATATTGCCTAACGAATAAACACTCCCGTGCAGTTTGAATAATTTACCTCAAAGAGACCTTCGACAAGATAGTCCTCATTATTCGACTTAGCCAGACCTGTACCTCGGACACCTTACTAATGAATATCAAAATAGCATTGGCAGATGATCATAATCTTGTACGCAGAGGGCTTGTAGCACTTCTTCAGGCCTGTCCTGATATCACGGTAATTGGTGAGGCTGAAGATGGTTTTGCGGCCTTTGATCTTGCCAAAAAGCTGGCACCTGATATCCTCATAATAGACATTGGCATGCCCCAACTAAATGGCATTAACGCTATCGAATTAATAAGCGGCCATAGTCCGGAAATTGCCCTGATTGTCCTCACAGTGCATAGTGAAGAACGCTATGTGTCCAGTGCCCTTCAAGCAGGCGCAAGGGGATATCTTCTTAAGACATGTTCAGTGGATGAACTCATTAGGGCAATACATACGGTCTACAGAGGTCACTACTACCTTTGCCCAGAAGTCGCTGATCTAGTAATCCATTGTTACAAAGACGGGATATCGCCACCCGATTTCAAGAGACCGACCTCACTGCTTACCTCAAGGGAGCGGGAAGTGCTGCAGCTTTTGGCAGAGGGAATGAAAATACCAATAATCGCCCAGCGCCTTAATATCAGCGCCAAAACAGTCGAATCTCACCGGCGCAACATCATGGAAAAATTAGGCTTGAAGCAGCAGGTTGATCTGATAAAATATGCGCTGCGGCAAGGGGTTGTCCAGTTCGATAGCTGGATAACTAAAAAGAAAAACGGGTCGTGAGAGGCATCAGGAGTAAGCAGATAAATTACCAGAGAAGGGCGTTGTGGAAGAATAGAAGAAACTTATGAAAAAGTTTCCCTTGGAAGTCCGGCCGTCTCTTTTGCCACTCATTCCTTTGTTTCTGGAAAAAATGTTCACTGAGCACGAAAAATTGATAACCGCGATTAAATCAAGTGATGTCGATCAACTGGTTTTTCTTTGCCATGCCAATAAGGGTGCTGCTGCAATTTATGGGTGCCACACACTAGGCCAAATGTTTCAAGATCTGGAGGATTGTGCCCGCCTGGCAAACTGGGAGCAATCAATATCTCTTGTCAAGGAGATAGACATATATCTTACCAGTCTTTCTGATAACTGCCGG includes these proteins:
- the ilvY gene encoding HTH-type transcriptional activator IlvY, producing MNIRDLKLFKHLTGTLHFGQTSQACNITPSGLTRTIQRLENELGKKLFTRNQRTVTLTGSGRIFASYADEVLQSWNKLQNDLNRDGILRGELTLYCSVTAILSILPSILERFRNTHPRVHINLQTGDAAMALGRLESGEADISIAALPDDLPASLTFKKIIETPLIFIAPKDAGKTVAYRNGSIDWQKTPLILAERGLSRSRTEAWFRKKRVVPNVYSQVAGNEAIITLVSMGCGVGIIPELVLLKSPMKEEVKILQISPALQTFSVGVCTTIKNMHNPIVSEFWHNAGNEPEHET
- the ilvC gene encoding ketol-acid reductoisomerase codes for the protein MENNYFNRLPLRLQLEELSQCRLMEPAEFDGVEALKGKKIVIVGCGAQGLHQGLNLRDSGLDVSYALRQGAITEKRQSWKNATENNFTVGTYEEVIPSADLVINLAPDKQHSDVVSKVMPFMKQGACLSYSHGFNIVEVGMEIRKDLTVIMVAPKSPGTEVREEFKRGFGVPTLLAVHRENDPQEKGWEIAKAYCCGTGGDKAGALQSSFIAEVKSDLMGEQTILCGMLQVGSILCYDKMVEEGIDPGYASKLVQYGWETITESMKHGGITNMMDRLSNPAKIEAFYLAEELKEILTPLFEKHMDDIMSGHFSRTMMKDWANDDADLLRWRKASGETAFEQSVTTDKEISEQEYYDNGILMVAMIKAGVELAYDVMVSAGIKEESAYYESLHETPLIANTIARKKLYEMNVVISDTAEYGNYLFANAAIPLLVDFMKKIDTKVIGKGLDVKDYSVDNLELIEVNEAIRYTSIEAVGEELRSYMSAMKPLM
- a CDS encoding Hpt domain-containing protein; translation: MKKFPLEVRPSLLPLIPLFLEKMFTEHEKLITAIKSSDVDQLVFLCHANKGAAAIYGCHTLGQMFQDLEDCARLANWEQSISLVKEIDIYLTSLSDNCRCTGIKNKD
- a CDS encoding response regulator, giving the protein MNIKIALADDHNLVRRGLVALLQACPDITVIGEAEDGFAAFDLAKKLAPDILIIDIGMPQLNGINAIELISGHSPEIALIVLTVHSEERYVSSALQAGARGYLLKTCSVDELIRAIHTVYRGHYYLCPEVADLVIHCYKDGISPPDFKRPTSLLTSREREVLQLLAEGMKIPIIAQRLNISAKTVESHRRNIMEKLGLKQQVDLIKYALRQGVVQFDSWITKKKNGS
- the surE gene encoding 5'/3'-nucleotidase SurE translates to MTTILLTNDDGFTSDGIRALFQALQQIGRVMMVAPDRDKSAVSHSLTMHRPLRVKHMETDIIAIDGTPTDCVALALQKILKTVPDLLVSGINNGPNLGDDISYSGTVSAALEGTMHAVPSLAVSMTEKTTDYRYAAAIAAELAKLTLSKGLPENTLLNINIPAEAAIKGVRVTRQGRRMWRNAIQETTDPWGRKLFWIGGGSPYTDSATDTDIHAVKEGYVSVTPIHIDKTNHEGIFQLRDDWQLEKNGLQSG